TCAGCGGGTCATTACATTCGTGGGCTATGTTGAGAAAACTCCTGCTTCTTATTCTGATTTCCTGGATGGTGAATCCCACGATTGCGCAGAATGATATGGGCTATATCCCTCCTATGGATATACCGATGGTCTTATCGGGGAATTTCGGTGAGATGCGTAGGAATCACTTCCATACGGGTATCGACCTCAAGACCCAAGGCCGGCAAGGTATTCCTGTGAGGGCCATTGCAGATGGACACGTATCGCGCATCAAGGTGTCCCCCTATGGTTACGGCAATGCCATCTATATCGACCATTACGATGGGCATACCTCGGTATATGCACACCTCCGTTCATTCTCTGATTCTTTGGAGCAAGTGATGCGAGAGGCTCAGTATGCGCATCAACGTTGGGAATTCGACTACTATCCAGAAGCTCGTACATTACCGGTGAAACAAGGAGAGGTCATCGGATTATCCGGTAATTCCGGTAGCTCTACAGGGCCT
This genomic window from Flavobacteriales bacterium contains:
- a CDS encoding M23 family metallopeptidase, with the translated sequence MLRKLLLLILISWMVNPTIAQNDMGYIPPMDIPMVLSGNFGEMRRNHFHTGIDLKTQGRQGIPVRAIADGHVSRIKVSPYGYGNAIYIDHYDGHTSVYAHLRSFSDSLEQVMREAQYAHQRWEFDYYPEARTLPVKQGEVIGLSGNSGSSTGP